A region from the Lytechinus variegatus isolate NC3 chromosome 6, Lvar_3.0, whole genome shotgun sequence genome encodes:
- the LOC121417156 gene encoding prenylcysteine oxidase 1-like yields MLPISYWSVLALIFCTYVGPLSYSLQTLESVENLREQRSPVKIAIVGGGIGGTSNAFFLRDLFGEEAAITLFEKNTIGGRLATVSIAGAQYEMGGSIIHPRNLYMKQFLQDFGLKERETKGTDGTLGIYNGEEFLFQSSRYSLLTLIKMLWRYGFDIFRLNWTIDKVLNKFARIYDFQDGGQSFTDIEGIMKAMGGEEFIGWLHKPLDVVLREEGFSERFIQELAAIATRANYGQNPDMMGFAGMVSLAGAMPGLWSIEGGNKLVPQQLLQRSGATLMQSQVQSVERVTGKSAEKPILRVTWNEPAKGDQSDVFDIVMIASPIEDNLSGIAFTGFDHPITANFTGDYRHTVASFIEGRQRPSTFGISPKGQLPGSIITNAEVPLNIRTLAKNYPVDYNPETFNASRQVYKVFSTGVLNDTQMDALFESYSEVTHHDWLAYPYYHERKTFPGFVLSEGLFYPNAIEWAASAMEMAVIGSRNSAILAYQYWHGESPKGKVGTSRTRQEL; encoded by the exons ATGTTACCAATATCATATTGGTCTGTGTTAGCGTTAATTTTCTGTACCTATGTGGGTCCACTGTCGTACTCTTTACAGACACTTGAAAGTGTTGAAAATCTTAGGGAACAACGAAGTCCCGTAAAAATTG CAATCGTTGGAGGAGGCATTGGTGGTACATCTAATGCGTTCTTCCTTAGAGATCTATTTGGTGAAGAAGCTGCCATCACTCTCTTCGAGAAGAATACAATTGGGGGTCGCCTAGCAACCGTCTCCATTGCCGGTGCCCAGTACGAGATGGGCGGATCAATCATCCATCCTCGCAATCTCTACATGAAACAATTTTTGCAAGATTTTG gactgaaagagagagaaaCCAAAGGAACGGATGGTACATTGGGCATCTACAATGGAGAGGAATTCCTATTTCAATCCAGCCGATATTCCTTATTAACACTGATCAAGATGCTTTGGCGATATGGATTTGATATCTTTCGGCTGAATTGGACCATCGATAAAGTACTCAACAAATTTGCAAG GATATATGATTTCCAAGATGGCGGACAATCTTTCACTGACATCGAGGGCATCATGAAGGCTATGGGAGGGGAGGAGTTCATAGGATGGCTTCATAAGCCCCTTGATGTTGTCCTCAGGGAAGAAGGCTTCTCAGAAAGGTTTATCCAAGAGCTGGCTGCCATAGCGACAAGAGCGAACTATGGACAGAACCCGGATATGATGGGATTTGCAG gTATGGTGTCCCTGGCTGGTGCAATGCCTGGTTTATGGTCTATTGAGGGTGGCAATAAGCTTGTTCCTCAACAACTCCTTCAAAGATCTGGCGCAACGCTAATGCAGTCTCAGGTACAATCTGTTGAGCGTGTAACTGGTAAGTCTGCAGAAAAGCCAATCCTCAGAGTCACATGGAACGAGCCTGCCAAAGGTGACCAGAGCGATGTCTTTGACATTGTCATGATTGCTTCACCCATTGAGGACAATCTCTCGGGTATCGCTTTCACTGGCTTTGATCACCCAATCACTGCCAACTTCACCGGGGATTACCGTCACACAGTTGCCTCTTTTATCGAGGGGCGTCAACGACCATCAACCTTTGGAATCTCGCCCAAAGGACAACTCCCGGGTTCGATTATCACAAACGCAGAAGTGCCTCTGAACATCCGGACCCTTGCCAAGAACTACCCTGTTGACTACAACCCAGAGACGTTCAATGCATCAAGACAAGTCTACAAAGTCTTCTCCACTGGTGTCCTCAACGATACGCAAATGGATGCGTTGTTTGAGTCGTATTCGGAAGTGACCCACCATGATTGGTTAGCATACCCCTACTACCATGAGCGCAAGACATTCCCTGGGTTTGTCTTATCAGAAGGGTTGTTTTACCCCAATGCTATTGAATGGGCCGCTAGTGCCATGGAGATGGCAGTCATAGGGAGCCGGAACAGTGCCATATTGGCTTACCAGTATTGGCATGGGGAATCCCCCAAGGGGAAAGTGGGAACCTCTAGAACTAGGCAAGAACTATGA